In Romeriopsis navalis LEGE 11480, a single window of DNA contains:
- a CDS encoding DM13 domain-containing protein: protein MQRRNLLLTTLTATFAIGMTVVPELQMRPAMAEAGATPSTPIARKIATTKALASGSFVGAEHPTAGGVKIVMDGGQRYLEFDSKFKSDNGPDLFVLLHRQASPKRYQANDYVSLGRLQKVKGKQRYAIPAGVKLEDFNSVVVWCREFNATFGFAALSNIAPKVKTLSSGAFVASEHPTSGMATVVQHDGKQYLKFDNKFKSDNGPDLFVLLHRQASPKQYRASDYVSLGRLKNVAGEQVYEIPEGIDVSVFKSAVIWCRQFNATFGFAPLS, encoded by the coding sequence ATGCAACGCCGAAATTTACTACTTACTACTCTAACTGCAACCTTCGCGATTGGGATGACCGTCGTGCCGGAGCTGCAGATGCGTCCAGCGATGGCTGAAGCTGGTGCTACTCCATCCACGCCCATTGCTCGCAAGATCGCAACGACAAAAGCGTTGGCGAGTGGCAGTTTTGTGGGGGCAGAACATCCCACGGCGGGGGGCGTCAAAATTGTGATGGATGGTGGCCAGCGTTACCTGGAGTTTGACAGCAAATTTAAGAGCGATAATGGCCCAGATTTGTTTGTATTGCTACATCGGCAGGCTTCACCAAAACGATATCAGGCGAACGACTATGTCAGCTTGGGGCGTCTCCAAAAGGTTAAGGGTAAGCAGCGCTATGCGATTCCAGCCGGTGTGAAACTAGAAGATTTCAACTCGGTTGTGGTCTGGTGCCGTGAGTTTAATGCGACGTTTGGCTTTGCGGCTCTGAGTAATATTGCGCCAAAGGTAAAAACGTTGAGTAGTGGTGCATTTGTGGCATCAGAACATCCCACTAGCGGCATGGCAACAGTCGTGCAGCACGATGGAAAGCAGTATCTCAAGTTTGACAACAAATTTAAGAGCGATAATGGCCCGGATCTCTTTGTCCTGCTGCACCGCCAGGCATCCCCGAAGCAGTATCGAGCCAGTGATTATGTGAGCCTTGGACGCCTTAAGAATGTGGCTGGAGAGCAGGTATATGAAATTCCTGAGGGCATCGATGTCTCAGTATTTAAGTCGGCAGTGATTTGGTGTCGCCAATTCAATGCCACGTTTGGCTTTGCACCGCTGAGCTAG
- a CDS encoding glycosyltransferase family 2 protein: MQPLVSILIPAYNAAEWIEQTIHSALAQTWKNIEIIIVDDGSSDNTLTLAKAFEQDSRIQVFSQPNQGATVARNQAFQHSSGEFIQFLDADDLLDAGKIAAQMQILLRAENNCIASGAWARFYRDPQEAQFEPEALWQDMQPVDWLIAAWSDNLMMHPAAWLVPRAIAEAAGPWNEQLSLNDDGEYFCRVILASQAVKFCGEAKSYYRSGLLGSLSDQKSDKAYLSGYKAIDLAGQALFAVEDSDRTRQIIATLFQRFVYECYPNVPNLRHQATARIKQLGGSSLKATGSPLFEKLAEWLGWRLAKRIQQIIYAIGYRRWLVHLRRQKADLPSTSSISTPAHG, from the coding sequence ATGCAACCACTCGTCTCCATTCTGATCCCGGCTTATAATGCAGCCGAATGGATTGAACAGACTATCCATTCGGCATTAGCCCAAACTTGGAAAAACATTGAAATTATTATTGTTGATGATGGTTCGTCAGATAATACTTTAACGTTAGCTAAAGCATTTGAGCAAGACTCACGCATCCAAGTTTTTAGCCAACCGAACCAAGGTGCGACAGTCGCCCGAAATCAAGCCTTTCAGCATTCCAGTGGCGAATTTATTCAGTTTCTCGATGCGGATGATTTACTGGATGCAGGGAAAATAGCGGCGCAAATGCAAATCCTGCTCAGGGCTGAGAATAACTGTATTGCGTCTGGTGCTTGGGCCAGGTTTTATCGTGACCCACAAGAAGCACAGTTTGAGCCAGAGGCTTTGTGGCAAGATATGCAGCCAGTGGACTGGCTGATCGCCGCCTGGTCCGATAACTTGATGATGCATCCAGCCGCCTGGTTAGTGCCGAGAGCGATCGCTGAAGCCGCAGGGCCATGGAATGAGCAACTATCCCTGAATGATGACGGCGAGTATTTCTGTCGAGTCATTTTGGCCAGTCAGGCGGTGAAATTCTGTGGAGAAGCGAAAAGCTATTATCGATCGGGACTGCTCGGCAGCTTGAGTGATCAGAAATCGGATAAGGCTTATTTATCGGGGTATAAAGCGATCGACCTTGCGGGACAGGCGCTCTTTGCGGTTGAGGATAGCGATCGAACAAGGCAGATTATTGCAACGTTATTTCAACGGTTTGTCTATGAATGCTATCCCAATGTACCGAACCTACGGCATCAGGCGACAGCCCGAATCAAACAACTCGGTGGCTCATCCCTCAAAGCCACGGGAAGTCCATTATTTGAAAAGCTGGCGGAGTGGCTGGGTTGGCGGCTGGCCAAACGGATTCAGCAAATTATCTATGCGATTGGTTATCGTCGCTGGTTGGTGCATTTAAGACGACAGAAAGCCGATTTACCGTCCACCTCTTCTATCTCTACTCCTGCTCATGGCTAA
- a CDS encoding glycosyltransferase, whose amino-acid sequence MRVRLPLLLLLGSTLLFLGIELATWAQQGELAAIVHQFTRLFAPLVSAPMLAGHYLIAPTVILFISTWLITRIFSPQPQTWSRRIVVALMLILIVRYLIWRTFTLNLDDVLSSTLSLGLFAAELLGLASSSIQLFLLFKVRDRRHQADQLALDVAAGHYQPSIDVLIPTYDEPAFILRRTVIGAQAMDYPNYQIHLLDDTRRPEIQALAAELGCAYITRPDNRHAKAGNLNHAIAQTQGELITCFDADFIPTRNFLQRTVGFFQDPEIALVQTPQSFYNPDPIARNLGLENILTPEEEVFYRQIQPMRDAAGSVVCAGTSFVLRRSAIEATGGFVTDSLSEDYFTAINLAAQGYRVVYLNEKLSAGLAAENIAAHAVQRLRWARGTLQAFFIKTNPLTIPGLTWIQRLGHFEGILHWFTTFSRAYFLLMPLAYAFWGIVPIKTNGAELLYFFIPFYLTQLTVFAWLNGRSRSAFLSDIYSLVLLFPLLVTVFQALLQPFSKGFQVTPKGTSSNQFIFNWHLAWPLILLFTLNAYSLWHTLGMCLYQANIQNVDAAITHVQGLDLGWIWSAYNLAMIGIALMILVDVPRPDPHEYFALRRVAKLTLNHQIYWGTTSMISELGCRIHLTQGEFPPISAQLPLPLRLEIPEANLDIDAIAIAQCGETQPPTIQLQFMPLALTQHRRLIELLFCRPGQWQHHNSPGEFKSLWLLLNVLFRPQILVRQRRRKAIAVGQV is encoded by the coding sequence GTGCGTGTTCGTCTCCCCCTGTTGCTCTTGCTCGGCAGTACACTCCTATTCCTCGGGATTGAATTAGCCACTTGGGCACAACAAGGAGAACTAGCGGCGATCGTGCATCAATTTACGCGCCTGTTCGCTCCCTTGGTGTCAGCGCCCATGCTCGCCGGGCATTATCTCATCGCCCCCACCGTGATTTTGTTTATCAGCACTTGGCTGATCACGCGGATTTTCTCACCACAGCCGCAAACCTGGTCGCGACGCATCGTCGTGGCACTCATGCTAATTCTGATTGTGCGTTACCTGATTTGGCGCACGTTTACCCTCAACCTTGACGACGTATTATCGAGCACACTCAGTCTGGGCCTATTTGCGGCCGAATTGCTGGGTCTCGCCAGTAGTTCCATCCAGCTTTTTCTATTATTTAAAGTGCGCGATCGCCGTCATCAAGCCGATCAACTTGCCCTGGATGTCGCTGCTGGGCACTACCAACCGAGTATTGACGTGCTCATCCCCACCTACGATGAACCTGCGTTCATCCTGCGCCGCACAGTCATCGGGGCACAGGCAATGGACTATCCGAATTACCAAATTCACCTGCTCGACGACACCCGTCGCCCCGAAATCCAAGCCCTTGCAGCCGAACTGGGTTGCGCCTATATTACCCGACCGGATAATCGCCATGCCAAGGCCGGCAATCTGAACCACGCGATCGCCCAGACCCAGGGTGAACTCATTACTTGTTTCGATGCCGACTTTATCCCTACCCGCAACTTCCTCCAGCGCACCGTGGGCTTCTTCCAAGATCCGGAAATCGCCTTGGTTCAGACCCCTCAGTCGTTCTATAACCCTGACCCGATCGCCCGTAACCTCGGCTTAGAAAATATTCTCACCCCCGAAGAAGAAGTCTTCTATCGCCAAATTCAGCCTATGCGTGACGCCGCTGGTAGTGTGGTTTGTGCGGGGACATCCTTTGTCCTGCGCCGCAGCGCGATCGAAGCCACCGGTGGGTTTGTCACCGATTCCCTCAGCGAAGACTATTTCACCGCGATTAATCTTGCGGCCCAAGGCTACCGCGTCGTCTACCTCAACGAAAAACTTAGTGCCGGTTTAGCCGCGGAAAATATTGCGGCCCATGCGGTTCAGCGACTCCGCTGGGCGCGCGGTACGCTCCAAGCATTCTTTATCAAAACAAATCCTCTGACGATTCCTGGCCTCACCTGGATACAACGCCTGGGCCATTTTGAAGGAATTTTGCATTGGTTTACGACATTCTCCCGTGCCTATTTTCTGCTGATGCCTTTGGCCTACGCTTTTTGGGGCATTGTGCCGATTAAAACAAACGGCGCTGAGCTACTCTATTTCTTTATTCCCTTTTATCTCACCCAGCTGACTGTTTTTGCCTGGTTAAATGGCCGCTCGCGATCGGCCTTCTTATCTGATATCTACTCATTAGTTCTGCTCTTCCCACTCCTTGTCACGGTATTTCAAGCCCTGCTCCAGCCCTTTTCCAAAGGGTTTCAGGTAACGCCCAAAGGCACCTCCAGCAATCAATTCATTTTCAACTGGCATCTGGCCTGGCCCTTAATTCTTCTCTTTACCCTGAATGCCTATAGCCTCTGGCATACCCTTGGCATGTGTCTCTATCAAGCGAATATCCAGAACGTTGATGCCGCGATTACCCACGTACAAGGGTTGGATCTTGGCTGGATCTGGAGTGCCTATAACCTGGCAATGATCGGTATTGCCCTGATGATTTTGGTGGATGTCCCGCGACCCGATCCCCACGAATATTTCGCCCTCCGCCGCGTGGCCAAACTCACGCTGAACCATCAGATCTATTGGGGCACAACCAGTATGATTTCTGAATTGGGCTGCCGTATTCACTTAACCCAAGGTGAATTTCCGCCGATATCAGCACAACTGCCCTTGCCACTACGGCTCGAAATCCCTGAAGCTAACCTAGACATCGACGCGATCGCGATCGCCCAGTGCGGCGAAACGCAGCCGCCCACGATCCAGCTTCAATTCATGCCCCTGGCACTGACCCAACATCGCCGTCTGATTGAACTCCTCTTCTGCCGTCCCGGACAATGGCAACACCACAACTCTCCAGGAGAATTTAAGTCCCTGTGGTTACTGCTTAACGTGTTGTTCCGCCCCCAGATTCTTGTGCGCCAACGGCGTCGCAAGGCAATCGCCGTTGGTCAGGTTTAG
- a CDS encoding glycosyltransferase: MQPIISVIICTYNPRADYFKQVLNELACQSLPLAAWELLVIDNASKLAVESAWSLDWHPQGRIIREETAGLTAARLRGHQEAQGEILVFVDDDNLLNHEYLADVQRIFQQHPQLGAIGGRSKPRFETAPEPWMAEFYKVLALRDFGPEAQISERYATGETIEYPDFAPAGIGLGIRRDVFGAYVEHMQHDAARLALGRTGKKLTSGEDNDIVLTVMSQGWQIGYFPSLEVIHLISADRLERDYLARLNEAATRSWVQVLGMHNLQVWSPIAPWTVLPRKIKAFFTYGAWRNAAAYVRWRGACGLYEALAST, encoded by the coding sequence ATGCAACCTATAATCAGTGTGATTATCTGTACGTACAACCCGCGTGCAGATTACTTCAAACAGGTCCTGAATGAATTAGCTTGTCAGTCGTTGCCACTCGCAGCCTGGGAGCTGTTGGTGATTGACAATGCTAGCAAACTTGCCGTTGAATCAGCGTGGAGCCTCGATTGGCATCCCCAGGGACGGATTATTCGAGAGGAAACAGCGGGCCTGACGGCGGCACGTTTACGTGGACATCAAGAAGCACAAGGTGAGATTTTAGTTTTTGTTGATGATGACAACTTACTGAATCACGAGTATTTAGCGGATGTGCAACGAATATTTCAGCAGCATCCGCAGCTCGGGGCGATTGGGGGACGATCCAAACCACGATTTGAGACGGCTCCGGAACCGTGGATGGCGGAGTTCTATAAGGTATTGGCACTGCGCGACTTTGGCCCTGAAGCCCAAATAAGTGAGCGATATGCAACGGGAGAGACGATCGAATATCCCGATTTTGCACCCGCTGGGATTGGCTTAGGAATTCGACGGGATGTGTTTGGGGCTTATGTTGAGCATATGCAACATGATGCTGCACGACTGGCGTTAGGCCGTACAGGCAAAAAATTAACCTCCGGCGAGGATAACGATATTGTCCTCACGGTGATGAGCCAAGGATGGCAGATTGGTTATTTCCCCAGCTTAGAAGTGATTCATCTGATTTCCGCCGATCGGCTCGAGCGGGATTATTTAGCCCGACTGAATGAGGCAGCGACCCGATCGTGGGTGCAAGTGCTCGGCATGCACAACTTACAAGTTTGGTCACCGATCGCCCCTTGGACAGTGCTGCCGCGCAAAATCAAAGCATTTTTTACCTATGGGGCATGGCGTAATGCGGCGGCGTATGTCCGGTGGCGGGGTGCCTGTGGTCTATATGAAGCCTTAGCAAGTACATAG
- a CDS encoding glycosyl transferase — translation MYALNQMYGLARAMRLGQLVYWGYHAPKGMIQKTLKRGVINRAADQKAQRQMEAAADKLPRLEPSENPKKIYFLSGRKFWYQTCFCAYSLVQQSGTYFRPVIYDDGSLSQTYQAKIKRIFPDAEIISHEVTEAKLDEFLPSQQFPTLRSRRLEYFNLRKLTDIHVNDAGWKLVLDSDMLFFRRPDFLVNWLEAPQQPCYMVDVETAYGYSDKLMRELAGAKIPEAINVGICGLQSDAIDWAELEYWCKTMIESEGTNYYQEQAMAAMLMARADSQVAPKQDYILMPGQGEARNPQGVMHHYVADSKPWYFHYGWKHIAGEGMT, via the coding sequence ATGTACGCTTTGAATCAAATGTATGGCCTGGCTCGGGCAATGCGACTCGGGCAGTTAGTTTACTGGGGATACCACGCGCCCAAAGGGATGATTCAGAAAACCTTGAAGCGCGGTGTCATCAACCGGGCCGCAGATCAAAAAGCCCAACGTCAGATGGAAGCCGCAGCGGACAAGTTACCGAGACTAGAACCGAGTGAAAACCCGAAAAAAATCTATTTTCTCAGTGGTCGAAAATTTTGGTATCAAACTTGTTTTTGCGCCTATTCGCTTGTGCAACAGTCCGGGACTTATTTCCGACCTGTGATTTATGACGATGGCAGTCTTAGTCAAACGTATCAAGCCAAGATTAAACGGATCTTTCCCGATGCCGAAATCATTAGCCATGAAGTAACCGAAGCCAAGTTGGATGAGTTTTTGCCCAGTCAGCAGTTTCCAACTTTACGATCGCGCCGACTGGAGTATTTTAACCTGCGCAAGCTGACGGATATTCATGTCAATGATGCGGGTTGGAAGTTAGTCTTAGACTCCGATATGCTGTTCTTTCGGCGGCCTGATTTTCTGGTCAATTGGCTAGAAGCGCCCCAGCAGCCCTGCTATATGGTGGATGTTGAAACGGCTTATGGCTACTCCGATAAGCTGATGCGTGAGTTAGCGGGTGCGAAGATTCCTGAGGCGATCAATGTGGGCATCTGCGGGTTACAAAGTGATGCGATTGATTGGGCCGAATTAGAGTATTGGTGCAAGACGATGATTGAGTCAGAGGGCACAAATTACTACCAAGAACAGGCAATGGCCGCCATGCTAATGGCGCGGGCTGACAGTCAGGTGGCACCGAAGCAAGATTATATTTTGATGCCGGGTCAGGGAGAAGCACGCAATCCGCAGGGCGTTATGCATCACTATGTTGCCGATTCAAAACCCTGGTATTTCCACTATGGCTGGAAGCATATAGCGGGTGAGGGAATGACATAA
- a CDS encoding glycosyltransferase family A protein codes for MSQTTLQINLAPSDWLHAGDILPHQLRQFSGQVDEVLLTLDLHRSVGRFAEGWEERRPKLEALIEQCCGQFDNVRTVTVDYSSEAIKQVSQTFFGDVLMPAKDFRGGPFYAYFYGLYAAKYDYVFHIDSDLMFGGGSQTWITEAIQFLNKYPNVLVCGPLPGAPATDGKLISQPTNPFSYKSLAFQMDEMSTRYFLMDRARFRERIGALPLPYAAPWGFIKAKIEGNPPYCLPEDILTQVMAKQGLLRVEFLGEGAGMWSLHPPYRCKEFYDRLPELIERVETGNIPDGQRGYHDVNESLIDWSEPRSRLQQNRWWKRLGNRMRAQWQTT; via the coding sequence ATGTCTCAAACCACATTACAGATTAATCTCGCACCGAGTGACTGGTTGCATGCGGGGGATATTTTGCCCCATCAGTTACGCCAATTTTCGGGACAAGTGGATGAAGTCTTATTGACGCTGGATTTGCATCGCAGTGTTGGACGATTTGCGGAAGGCTGGGAAGAACGACGGCCAAAGTTAGAAGCGTTGATTGAACAATGCTGTGGGCAATTCGACAATGTTCGAACGGTCACGGTAGATTACAGTTCTGAAGCGATTAAACAAGTAAGCCAGACCTTCTTTGGTGATGTGCTAATGCCGGCGAAGGATTTTCGGGGCGGGCCATTTTATGCCTACTTTTATGGGCTTTATGCGGCAAAATATGATTACGTATTTCATATTGATTCGGATTTGATGTTTGGTGGTGGGAGCCAAACTTGGATTACCGAAGCGATTCAGTTTCTGAATAAGTATCCAAATGTCTTAGTGTGTGGCCCACTACCCGGGGCACCGGCAACAGATGGCAAGTTGATTTCCCAACCGACCAATCCCTTTTCCTACAAATCACTGGCGTTCCAAATGGATGAAATGAGTACGCGCTATTTCTTAATGGATCGGGCGAGATTCCGGGAGCGGATTGGGGCCTTACCGTTGCCCTATGCTGCCCCTTGGGGATTTATTAAAGCCAAGATTGAGGGGAATCCGCCCTATTGCTTGCCTGAGGATATTTTGACCCAGGTGATGGCAAAGCAAGGTTTATTGCGGGTGGAATTTTTGGGTGAAGGTGCGGGGATGTGGTCTTTACATCCACCTTATCGTTGTAAGGAATTCTACGATCGGTTACCAGAATTGATTGAACGGGTTGAAACCGGAAACATTCCGGATGGACAGCGGGGTTATCACGATGTGAATGAGAGTTTGATTGATTGGAGTGAGCCGCGCAGTCGCTTGCAGCAAAACCGTTGGTGGAAACGTTTAGGAAATCGGATGAGGGCGCAGTGGCAAACGACCTAA
- a CDS encoding glycosyltransferase, producing MAKILILLGGHLCNGPRPCKEADALAAAGHDVMVAGVWFDPKFVQRDQQLLQGRAWQFQPVLDFRGITLGQKMQRLGVRLQAKIARALWLKYDIQSPALLGYGAKAMLKFAQGFQADLTIVHSEAGLWVGNCLQAEGYKVGVDFEDWFSEDLLPEAKASRPIAWIQSLESQLAKTCTYCLTPSQAMAAAIAAAYNCATPTVIYNAFPATPTTTASQASSDRQDLDLPSLHWFSQTIGPGRGLETVFAALPHLQSVVEIHLRGNCPAIYQDWIMSLVPAAWRDRVYLHGTVDNHILPLRIAEHDIGLALESPQILSRDLTVTNKLFQYLEAGLAVIATNTAGQQEVLQQSPQAGELIPASDPFRLADVINQWIADPEHLQRTKQAAKQAGIKLGWDTQAAKLTQQVELAIGAAQSTTPRPHSELI from the coding sequence ATGGCTAAGATCTTAATTTTACTGGGTGGGCATTTATGTAATGGCCCACGTCCTTGTAAGGAAGCGGATGCCCTCGCCGCGGCTGGCCACGATGTGATGGTCGCCGGGGTCTGGTTTGATCCAAAGTTTGTGCAACGCGATCAGCAATTGCTTCAGGGTAGGGCTTGGCAATTTCAGCCAGTCTTAGATTTTCGCGGAATCACCTTGGGCCAAAAAATGCAGCGTCTGGGGGTACGGCTCCAGGCGAAAATTGCCCGGGCATTATGGCTGAAATACGATATTCAATCACCGGCTTTGCTCGGCTATGGTGCTAAAGCAATGCTGAAATTTGCACAGGGGTTTCAGGCTGATTTAACGATCGTACATTCTGAAGCAGGACTGTGGGTCGGTAATTGTCTACAAGCCGAAGGCTATAAAGTTGGGGTGGATTTTGAGGATTGGTTTTCGGAAGACCTGCTACCGGAAGCCAAAGCGAGTCGACCAATTGCGTGGATTCAGTCGCTGGAGTCACAGCTCGCCAAAACTTGTACTTACTGTTTAACACCTTCCCAAGCAATGGCGGCGGCGATAGCGGCAGCATACAATTGCGCAACGCCAACCGTCATATACAATGCCTTCCCCGCAACACCCACAACAACTGCATCCCAGGCATCAAGTGATCGGCAAGACTTAGATTTGCCATCGCTCCATTGGTTTTCGCAGACGATCGGGCCGGGCCGGGGATTAGAAACGGTTTTTGCTGCACTTCCACATTTGCAGTCAGTGGTGGAAATTCATCTGCGGGGGAACTGCCCGGCAATCTATCAGGACTGGATTATGTCATTGGTACCAGCAGCATGGCGCGATCGGGTCTATTTGCATGGGACTGTGGATAATCACATTTTGCCGCTGCGAATTGCGGAACATGATATTGGTCTGGCGCTCGAATCACCCCAAATTCTGAGTCGGGATTTAACGGTGACGAATAAGCTATTTCAATATTTGGAAGCCGGATTAGCGGTGATTGCCACCAATACAGCAGGCCAACAAGAAGTGTTGCAACAATCACCCCAGGCGGGAGAATTAATTCCCGCGAGTGACCCATTCCGGTTGGCGGATGTGATTAACCAGTGGATTGCCGATCCAGAGCATTTGCAACGGACGAAGCAAGCAGCCAAGCAGGCCGGGATCAAGTTGGGCTGGGATACGCAAGCGGCCAAGCTGACCCAGCAGGTTGAATTGGCGATCGGTGCGGCGCAATCGACTACGCCGCGACCCCACAGCGAATTGATTTGA
- a CDS encoding DUF4079 domain-containing protein, which yields MTFADWLRLVHPILAVVVVYPLIGIVVRYAWQTRQRRLEAKAKIKSKIPPTAGAEHVNIGRWLTGSVTGLSLLGLAHPIFKTIVKKQVWAANPGQVIFIVLMFAATIASLVFLYRAKTKGWRVTFTTLTSAGLIILGLQDGVFRRTDEWFFSHYYYGLTAAILMVISLAILPEIYRQMTWRKVHIGLNIIALLLFLGQGVTGARDLLEIPLSWQEPTVFSCDFANKVCGAPPSIPN from the coding sequence ATGACTTTTGCTGATTGGCTCCGTCTGGTTCATCCGATTTTGGCTGTGGTCGTTGTTTATCCACTCATTGGAATTGTTGTCCGTTATGCCTGGCAAACCCGCCAGCGGCGACTTGAAGCGAAAGCCAAAATCAAAAGTAAGATTCCCCCAACGGCAGGGGCAGAGCATGTGAATATTGGTCGCTGGCTGACGGGCTCGGTGACGGGGCTATCGTTGCTAGGATTAGCCCATCCAATTTTCAAGACGATTGTCAAGAAGCAGGTCTGGGCCGCGAATCCCGGTCAGGTTATCTTCATTGTATTGATGTTTGCGGCGACGATCGCTTCTCTGGTATTTCTCTACCGGGCCAAGACCAAGGGCTGGCGTGTCACTTTCACGACATTGACGAGTGCGGGCTTGATTATCTTAGGTTTGCAGGACGGGGTCTTTCGCCGAACGGATGAGTGGTTTTTCTCACACTATTACTACGGGCTGACCGCCGCGATTCTGATGGTGATATCTTTAGCGATTTTGCCGGAAATTTACCGCCAAATGACTTGGCGTAAGGTGCATATTGGCCTAAATATCATTGCGCTACTGTTGTTTCTGGGGCAGGGTGTGACCGGCGCGCGCGATTTGCTGGAAATTCCTTTGAGCTGGCAGGAACCAACGGTATTTAGCTGTGACTTTGCAAACAAAGTTTGTGGGGCACCGCCAAGCATCCCTAACTAG
- a CDS encoding TVP38/TMEM64 family protein — protein MSPKLRKAIEFVLIIGLIAAAIVFVNQVGLEQIRENIKQFGIWAPIVILLLRLTSITIPVLPGTAYALLSGALFGFVQGTIVIIIADFLACAGNFFIARRYGRGVVQRVVGEHFMGRLDRWSKKYLEGNFFLMTGALMSGFFDYICYAVGLSQMPARKFLSALALSVTISKPPIVAAGAGLISGEKLLLGASVVGVLAIAAVSAWVKRNDRQVVEPDSLSDEA, from the coding sequence ATGTCGCCCAAACTCCGCAAAGCCATTGAATTTGTTTTAATCATCGGACTGATTGCGGCGGCGATCGTTTTTGTCAATCAAGTTGGCCTGGAGCAGATTCGTGAAAATATCAAACAATTTGGCATCTGGGCACCCATAGTCATTTTGCTACTCCGCCTCACCAGCATCACGATTCCCGTTCTCCCTGGTACAGCCTATGCCTTGCTCTCCGGTGCGCTTTTTGGCTTTGTCCAAGGCACGATCGTCATCATCATCGCCGATTTTCTCGCTTGTGCTGGCAACTTCTTCATCGCCCGTCGCTATGGGCGCGGCGTTGTACAACGAGTCGTGGGGGAGCACTTCATGGGCCGGCTTGATCGCTGGAGCAAAAAATATCTTGAAGGCAACTTCTTCCTAATGACCGGTGCGCTCATGTCCGGTTTTTTCGACTATATTTGCTATGCCGTTGGTCTCAGCCAAATGCCCGCCCGCAAGTTTCTCAGTGCGCTGGCTCTGAGTGTCACGATTTCCAAACCCCCGATCGTTGCCGCTGGAGCGGGGTTAATCAGTGGTGAAAAGCTGTTGCTTGGGGCTTCAGTTGTGGGCGTACTCGCAATCGCGGCAGTTTCCGCTTGGGTTAAACGTAACGATCGCCAAGTTGTCGAACCAGACTCACTAAGTGATGAAGCCTGA